A single genomic interval of Aureliella helgolandensis harbors:
- a CDS encoding efflux RND transporter periplasmic adaptor subunit, with amino-acid sequence MTNQPSAGMTLALCVALSTLTACQPEARELAPKAPRPVTTLRLEKGIPESSNYATANVSSWKTENLGFEVSGRLQWVIEPSKNIKGTVSTPEGEVLQLGTPLAQIDPARYLIAVDSALADLEVAKLKEESIRIRLEESLPVEIESATANLELARTELERMDLLVQQNSISRSEFDQAENLLQIRDADLKALLANSKQAKAELLAAASEIGRAEQVLKDTQRDLANTTLYGSYNGQVAKVMVVPGSVVTAGSPVLTLQMTNPIKAEIELSVDQSRALRRQRSLPVSFTLPDGCERHENALVYNIESSADSATRTFTMTLLMMNEPFRDALPGIEDDRHVARAQDIWPIQLNKLIGADEDLLLIEETSILRDDQGAYFYIAENARLRDVLPKVFHVRKVRILENDLRIPFLGNWIFRSVTLKNSSTSQDESLPHATHSESLPSAAKAPAEVTPTSMYVGKIETNGTSPEAWTGDRVILESGIQWMLRPGDLLTANLSPNDVPLGFYVPIEAIYEESESAYIFIADDLKARQLQVELVPAKNLDAGEMIQIVSPELSSGMQIIVGGVHFLQDGQPIRVVHESN; translated from the coding sequence ATGACGAACCAACCTTCCGCTGGGATGACTCTAGCTCTCTGCGTTGCGTTGTCCACTTTAACCGCCTGTCAGCCTGAGGCGAGGGAATTGGCCCCGAAGGCCCCGCGGCCTGTAACCACGCTGAGATTGGAGAAGGGCATTCCGGAATCGAGCAATTATGCGACGGCCAATGTCAGTTCTTGGAAGACCGAAAATCTGGGATTCGAAGTGAGTGGTCGACTGCAGTGGGTTATTGAGCCCAGCAAAAATATCAAGGGGACGGTTTCGACACCCGAGGGAGAGGTTTTGCAACTCGGTACACCGTTAGCGCAGATCGACCCCGCTCGCTACTTGATCGCAGTCGACTCTGCCCTGGCAGATTTAGAGGTTGCCAAGCTCAAGGAAGAGAGCATCAGAATACGGCTCGAAGAATCGCTACCGGTTGAGATCGAATCTGCCACGGCAAATCTGGAATTAGCCCGCACTGAGCTGGAACGCATGGATCTGCTGGTGCAACAAAACTCGATTTCTCGGTCGGAGTTTGACCAAGCTGAGAACTTGTTGCAAATCCGCGATGCTGATTTGAAAGCACTGTTGGCCAACTCTAAACAAGCGAAAGCGGAACTCCTTGCCGCTGCTTCCGAGATAGGGCGGGCCGAGCAAGTTCTCAAAGATACGCAAAGAGATTTAGCCAACACAACATTGTATGGTTCCTACAACGGCCAGGTGGCCAAGGTCATGGTGGTGCCAGGTAGTGTCGTTACCGCGGGTTCACCCGTTCTAACACTGCAAATGACCAACCCCATTAAGGCTGAGATTGAATTGTCCGTCGATCAGTCGCGAGCCTTGCGGCGACAACGCTCCTTACCAGTCTCGTTTACGTTGCCCGACGGTTGCGAACGGCATGAGAATGCATTGGTGTACAACATTGAATCGAGTGCCGACTCGGCTACGCGGACATTCACGATGACCCTGTTGATGATGAATGAACCGTTTCGAGATGCGCTACCCGGCATCGAAGACGACCGTCACGTGGCGCGTGCTCAGGACATTTGGCCAATTCAACTGAACAAATTGATTGGTGCCGATGAAGACCTGTTGTTGATCGAAGAAACCTCCATTCTGCGAGATGATCAAGGGGCTTATTTTTACATCGCGGAAAATGCGAGACTGCGAGACGTATTGCCTAAGGTCTTCCACGTCCGCAAGGTGCGCATCCTCGAAAATGATCTTCGCATTCCGTTCCTCGGCAACTGGATTTTCCGCTCGGTCACGCTGAAAAACAGCTCCACCAGCCAAGACGAATCCCTGCCCCACGCGACTCACTCCGAATCTCTGCCGTCGGCGGCAAAAGCTCCGGCAGAGGTCACTCCGACATCCATGTACGTTGGAAAAATCGAAACGAATGGAACGTCCCCCGAAGCCTGGACAGGCGATCGAGTCATTCTGGAATCAGGAATTCAGTGGATGTTGCGTCCTGGAGATTTGCTCACGGCCAATCTCTCCCCCAATGATGTACCACTGGGATTCTACGTCCCCATCGAAGCAATTTACGAAGAGTCGGAGAGTGCCTATATCTTCATAGCGGACGACCTCAAGGCACGCCAGTTGCAAGTCGAATTGGTGCCGGCAAAGAATCTCGATGCGGGTGAGATGATCCAAATCGTTTCACCGGAATTGTCTAGTGGGATGCAGATCATTGTAGGAGGTGTCCACTTTCTTCAGGATGGGCAACCGATCCGCGTGGTTCACGAATCAAATTAA
- a CDS encoding AGE family epimerase/isomerase has translation MDQARIADLRRTYRDGLLEDTLPFWIEHCVDREFGGFMMSLDRDGSVIDTDKGVWQQARFTWLLGELYNNVERRGEWLELAMHGASFLDNHCFDPTDGRMWFHVTRQGEPIRKRRYAFSECFAAIAYGELYQATGNSEFADKATNAFERFVQHNLAPQGVQPKFTDVRPTKSLGFPMMTIVTAQELRGAIDFPQANEWIERSIQTIERDFLKPDLQCVMETVGQGGQILDHFDGRLLNPGHAIEGAWFIMHEGHLRGRRDWVSLGCQMLDWSWHRGWDAEYGGILYFVDMRGLPVQEYWHDMKFWWPQNEAIIATLLAYHLTGEAKYAHWHQLAHDWAYQHFPDPEKGEWYGYLHRDGRLSSRLKGNLWKGPFHMPRMQLNCWKILDQMQLR, from the coding sequence ATGGATCAAGCGCGTATCGCAGACCTACGGCGGACCTACCGCGATGGCCTTTTAGAGGACACACTTCCGTTTTGGATTGAACACTGTGTCGACCGTGAGTTCGGCGGATTCATGATGTCGCTCGATCGCGATGGCAGCGTGATCGACACCGACAAAGGAGTTTGGCAGCAAGCCCGATTCACGTGGCTCTTGGGGGAACTCTACAACAACGTAGAACGTCGCGGCGAGTGGCTTGAGCTGGCGATGCATGGGGCCAGCTTTCTTGACAACCACTGCTTTGATCCCACCGATGGGCGGATGTGGTTTCATGTGACGCGTCAGGGGGAGCCGATTCGAAAGCGCAGGTACGCTTTTTCCGAATGCTTCGCTGCCATCGCCTACGGCGAACTTTACCAGGCCACCGGAAATTCTGAATTCGCAGACAAAGCCACCAACGCTTTTGAACGCTTTGTCCAACACAATCTCGCCCCTCAGGGAGTCCAGCCTAAATTCACCGATGTGCGTCCCACGAAATCACTCGGCTTCCCGATGATGACCATTGTCACCGCTCAAGAGCTGCGTGGTGCCATCGACTTCCCCCAGGCTAACGAATGGATTGAACGAAGTATCCAGACCATCGAACGCGATTTTCTCAAACCGGATCTTCAATGTGTGATGGAAACGGTAGGGCAGGGCGGGCAGATCCTCGATCACTTCGACGGTCGACTCTTGAATCCAGGCCATGCGATTGAAGGAGCTTGGTTCATTATGCATGAGGGGCACCTCCGTGGCCGACGTGATTGGGTGTCGCTTGGCTGCCAGATGCTCGACTGGAGCTGGCACAGAGGCTGGGATGCGGAGTATGGCGGCATCCTCTATTTTGTGGACATGCGGGGCTTGCCAGTGCAAGAATATTGGCATGACATGAAGTTTTGGTGGCCGCAGAACGAAGCAATTATCGCGACGCTGCTGGCCTACCACTTAACGGGAGAGGCGAAGTATGCCCACTGGCACCAGCTGGCGCATGACTGGGCCTACCAGCACTTTCCTGATCCAGAAAAAGGAGAGTGGTACGGCTATCTTCACCGCGATGGCCGCCTGAGTTCACGACTGAAGGGCAATCTCTGGAAAGGGCCCTTTCACATGCCCCGCATGCAACTGAACTGCTGGAAAATACTCGATCAAATGCAGCTGCGCTAG
- a CDS encoding DUF4150 domain-containing protein yields the protein MFPVSTKGGGQCIAFPDVCKTPTPGGPIPIPYPNIAMLPQGKGGTFSSKVKIDNQKVATVKSEIMMSTGDEPGTVGGVISNRFKGPAKFKMGSSKVKVEGAKVVHLTSMIGQNGVSSANHPAGIQVAPSQVKVIVMP from the coding sequence ATGTTTCCAGTTTCCACGAAAGGCGGCGGGCAGTGCATCGCTTTTCCCGATGTTTGCAAGACGCCCACGCCGGGCGGCCCCATTCCAATCCCCTACCCCAATATCGCCATGCTTCCACAAGGCAAGGGTGGTACGTTTTCATCGAAGGTGAAGATTGACAATCAAAAGGTCGCTACGGTAAAGTCGGAAATTATGATGTCCACCGGTGATGAACCAGGTACTGTAGGGGGAGTGATTTCCAATCGCTTCAAAGGCCCTGCCAAATTCAAAATGGGATCGTCGAAAGTCAAGGTTGAGGGGGCCAAGGTGGTACACCTGACGTCGATGATAGGGCAGAATGGAGTCTCAAGTGCAAACCATCCAGCGGGGATTCAGGTTGCTCCCAGCCAAGTGAAAGTCATTGTAATGCCCTAG
- a CDS encoding TetR/AcrR family transcriptional regulator yields the protein MNKPEGTSMRLTDRKRAAIIAAAIGAFAEHGFDNTSMDQIAQGAGASKTTVYNHFPTKDDLFTAIIQQMITQADVSLEYPYDASIPLEQQLSHIAKTITSAVSAPEFQSLARIVFSRIIAAPQYGGLLAEQTDLLDAKVVAWLRAAHRDGQISVPQPELAAEQFIGTLVSYALWLPLMNFTKKMHTTSQEAFLNEVVTRFLKAYAPK from the coding sequence TTGAATAAGCCGGAAGGAACCAGTATGCGGCTCACCGATCGCAAGCGCGCGGCCATTATCGCAGCCGCGATCGGTGCTTTTGCAGAACACGGGTTCGACAATACGAGCATGGACCAGATCGCCCAGGGTGCTGGCGCTTCCAAAACGACGGTCTACAACCATTTTCCGACTAAGGACGATTTGTTCACCGCCATCATTCAACAAATGATTACGCAGGCGGATGTTTCGCTTGAGTATCCGTACGATGCGTCCATTCCGCTTGAACAGCAACTTAGCCATATTGCCAAGACGATCACCTCTGCGGTGAGTGCTCCTGAATTTCAGAGCCTCGCTCGCATCGTCTTCTCGCGAATCATAGCGGCCCCGCAGTATGGCGGACTCTTAGCGGAACAAACCGACCTGCTTGATGCCAAGGTAGTAGCTTGGTTACGGGCGGCCCATCGCGACGGCCAGATAAGTGTTCCTCAACCGGAATTAGCCGCTGAACAGTTCATTGGAACCTTAGTTTCCTATGCACTATGGCTCCCCTTAATGAACTTTACCAAGAAGATGCACACGACCTCTCAGGAGGCATTCCTCAACGAAGTCGTGACGCGATTCCTCAAAGCCTACGCACCCAAGTGA
- the thiD gene encoding bifunctional hydroxymethylpyrimidine kinase/phosphomethylpyrimidine kinase, with amino-acid sequence MSSTSTALTIAGSDPSGGAGLQADLKTFQQLGVYGMSVVTLVTVQNTQGVLQVEVLSPELMSAQLQCVLSDIPPLAIKTGALGNALVVTELARQLEGYAGPLVVDPVIVSKHGHLLASEDVIEAYKEQLLPKATLVTPNRFEVERITGVELTDELSILHALKELHRFCPGYVLMKFGELDGQSLHILSSPQRLDSQQELRKISQPRLAAPNTHGTGCILSAAICAKFALGETEVETAVRFGIDRTYEAILGNTALGQGIHPAETRVMKGAAPWL; translated from the coding sequence ATGTCCAGCACCTCTACCGCCTTGACGATTGCAGGATCCGACCCCAGTGGAGGGGCTGGCTTGCAGGCTGACCTCAAGACGTTCCAGCAGCTGGGAGTCTACGGGATGTCGGTCGTAACACTGGTGACGGTTCAGAATACGCAGGGAGTACTGCAGGTCGAAGTGCTTTCTCCGGAGCTGATGTCTGCGCAGCTGCAGTGCGTTTTGAGCGACATTCCACCGCTGGCGATCAAGACCGGTGCGCTGGGCAATGCACTCGTGGTCACAGAGCTTGCGCGGCAGCTGGAGGGCTACGCGGGACCTCTCGTCGTTGACCCGGTCATCGTCAGCAAGCATGGGCATCTCCTCGCTAGCGAAGACGTTATTGAGGCGTACAAGGAACAGTTGCTACCCAAAGCAACGTTGGTCACCCCCAACCGCTTCGAGGTGGAAAGAATCACCGGCGTTGAGTTGACCGATGAGCTATCGATTCTCCATGCCTTAAAAGAATTGCATCGCTTCTGCCCCGGATATGTGTTGATGAAGTTTGGTGAACTCGACGGACAGTCCTTGCACATCCTGAGCTCCCCACAGCGGCTCGACTCGCAGCAGGAGCTACGAAAAATTTCACAGCCAAGGTTGGCTGCACCGAATACGCATGGAACGGGGTGCATCCTCTCGGCAGCCATTTGCGCAAAATTTGCGTTGGGAGAAACGGAAGTCGAAACAGCGGTACGGTTCGGAATTGATCGCACCTATGAAGCCATCTTGGGGAATACGGCGTTGGGCCAGGGGATTCATCCAGCGGAGACTCGCGTGATGAAGGGGGCAGCCCCTTGGCTTTAA
- a CDS encoding sodium:solute symporter family transporter encodes MRNVNLFASVVLCALCCPVATRAEDLLAWKSLPPLPDALGVAGPFVGVHGDALVVAGGANFPKPVWENDKVWHDKIYVLTQEAGEDVWHDAGRLSRAVAYGTSVSTPDGIVCIGGNDAEQVFDQVFIMSWDQQERSIQTTPLPSLPRPCAHGAATLIGNVVYVAGGQSGASLTSAMSNFWSLDLSLRGTPQAFVWQELPACPGPPRALNLTVHQHNGFNECVYVISGRNERVPEQFEFLRDVWEFNPSTRSWRQRSDVPRCVMAGTGIDVGQSHIFVLSGATEELFSQTDALRDSHPGFIKQSLAYHTITDTWIEAGPTPANQVTTQAVRWGDRIVLPTGEVRPRVRSAEVFEISTSQPQRSFGAVNYLVLFAYLLSMVGVGVYFSRYNNSTDDFFRGGKRIPWWAAGCSIFATMLSSLTFTGIPSKAFAQDWVYAVGNFTIPIVAIAAVYVAMPFFRRIDATSAYEYLEKRFSMPVRLFGSASFTLFHIFRMAVVMSLTGLALAVATPLTPSQSVLLMGVLSIIYCTLGGIEAVIWTDTIQTVVLFGGATLAIALLIAGTDGGVGGFLSTASEADKFTIANLHLSPTSAQIALWVIIVGAIGQNLSSYSADQAVVQRYMTTASESLAARAIWTNAVLTIPATLLFFGIGTALFAYYHSHPERLDPNITTDQVFPLFIAREMPTGLAGLIVAAVFAAAQSTVSTSMNSTATTLVTDFLRPLNFCHSEKRYLSVARGLTLFMGVLGTTLGLFFVDPSIKSLFDTFVIVIGLFMGVLGGLFILGGLTRRANATGAMVGAGVGALVMFCLWYFTPLNGYLYTACGMTSCFISGYIASCLTGASDKDLAGLTVYTIQPHT; translated from the coding sequence ATGAGAAACGTGAACCTTTTCGCAAGCGTAGTCCTGTGCGCGTTGTGCTGTCCCGTAGCCACTAGAGCTGAAGACCTTCTTGCCTGGAAATCTCTCCCTCCATTGCCTGACGCGCTGGGGGTCGCCGGCCCCTTTGTCGGTGTGCACGGTGATGCCTTGGTCGTTGCTGGTGGTGCAAACTTCCCCAAACCAGTTTGGGAAAACGACAAGGTCTGGCACGATAAAATCTATGTGCTGACTCAGGAGGCAGGCGAGGATGTATGGCACGATGCTGGACGTCTGTCTCGGGCCGTCGCTTACGGGACCTCCGTCTCCACGCCCGACGGGATTGTCTGTATCGGCGGTAACGATGCGGAGCAGGTATTCGACCAAGTTTTCATAATGAGTTGGGATCAACAGGAACGCTCGATTCAAACCACCCCATTGCCGTCGCTACCCCGTCCCTGCGCACATGGTGCGGCCACCCTCATTGGCAATGTCGTTTACGTTGCGGGAGGGCAAAGCGGAGCCTCACTCACCTCAGCAATGAGCAATTTCTGGTCACTCGATCTATCACTGCGGGGCACCCCACAAGCTTTCGTCTGGCAGGAGTTGCCCGCGTGTCCAGGACCTCCGCGGGCCCTCAATCTAACCGTCCACCAACACAACGGATTCAATGAATGCGTGTATGTCATCAGTGGACGCAACGAACGCGTGCCAGAACAATTTGAATTCCTGCGAGATGTGTGGGAGTTCAATCCAAGTACACGCTCGTGGCGGCAGAGAAGCGATGTGCCGCGGTGCGTAATGGCAGGTACCGGAATCGACGTGGGGCAAAGTCATATTTTTGTGCTCAGTGGTGCCACCGAGGAACTCTTTTCGCAAACCGATGCACTGCGCGATTCTCATCCTGGATTTATCAAACAGTCTCTTGCCTATCATACAATTACCGACACCTGGATCGAAGCGGGACCAACACCAGCAAACCAAGTGACGACCCAAGCGGTGCGTTGGGGCGATCGAATCGTTCTGCCGACCGGCGAGGTGCGGCCTCGCGTTCGGTCTGCCGAAGTGTTTGAAATTAGCACCTCCCAGCCGCAACGAAGTTTCGGAGCAGTCAACTACTTGGTCCTATTTGCCTACTTGCTCTCGATGGTTGGAGTGGGCGTCTATTTCTCCCGCTACAACAACAGCACCGACGACTTCTTTCGAGGAGGAAAACGCATTCCCTGGTGGGCTGCGGGTTGCAGCATTTTTGCAACCATGCTCAGCTCGCTAACCTTTACCGGCATTCCTTCGAAAGCGTTTGCACAAGACTGGGTCTACGCCGTTGGAAATTTCACGATTCCCATCGTAGCGATTGCTGCCGTCTACGTGGCAATGCCCTTTTTCCGGAGAATCGACGCGACGAGTGCCTATGAGTATCTCGAGAAGCGTTTTAGCATGCCGGTGCGTTTGTTTGGCAGTGCGAGTTTCACGCTGTTTCACATCTTCCGCATGGCCGTAGTCATGTCACTCACTGGCCTCGCCTTGGCCGTAGCAACTCCCCTCACGCCGTCGCAATCGGTCCTATTGATGGGAGTGTTGAGTATCATCTACTGCACTTTGGGCGGTATCGAAGCAGTCATTTGGACAGACACGATCCAGACCGTCGTGTTGTTCGGAGGTGCGACACTAGCCATCGCCTTGCTCATCGCCGGGACGGACGGGGGCGTAGGGGGTTTCTTGTCCACCGCATCCGAGGCAGACAAGTTTACGATCGCCAATCTGCATCTCAGCCCAACGAGCGCCCAAATTGCTCTGTGGGTGATTATCGTGGGCGCAATTGGCCAGAACTTATCCTCTTACTCAGCAGACCAAGCGGTTGTGCAGCGTTATATGACCACGGCAAGCGAATCTCTTGCGGCCCGAGCAATTTGGACCAACGCAGTGCTGACCATTCCAGCCACGTTGCTGTTTTTTGGTATCGGAACCGCTCTCTTCGCATACTACCACTCGCACCCAGAGAGACTCGATCCCAACATCACCACCGACCAAGTCTTCCCCCTATTCATTGCGCGAGAGATGCCGACGGGATTAGCTGGCCTGATCGTCGCGGCTGTCTTTGCCGCAGCGCAGTCGACGGTTTCGACCAGCATGAATTCAACCGCGACGACCCTAGTGACCGACTTTCTACGACCTCTAAACTTTTGCCATTCGGAGAAACGATATTTGAGCGTGGCGCGTGGCTTGACGCTCTTCATGGGAGTGCTGGGAACGACTCTCGGATTGTTCTTTGTGGACCCCAGCATCAAATCGCTGTTCGATACTTTTGTGATTGTAATCGGCCTGTTTATGGGAGTACTTGGAGGGCTTTTCATCTTGGGAGGCCTTACGCGGAGGGCCAACGCGACCGGTGCGATGGTCGGGGCCGGAGTCGGCGCCTTGGTAATGTTCTGCCTCTGGTATTTCACTCCGCTAAATGGGTACCTCTACACCGCTTGTGGCATGACCTCTTGCTTTATAAGTGGTTACATAGCCAGCTGCTTGACGGGAGCGTCGGACAAAGACTTAGCGGGGCTCACGGTCTACACGATCCAACCCCACACGTAG
- a CDS encoding efflux RND transporter permease subunit, which translates to MSLPAWAVKYQPIVISLVLLAMAWGTVTYLTMPRREDPEFTIRVCVITTAWPGASAETVEELITDKIEQSVTSIEEVHLTRSTTLTGQSTVFVELEDNIPPADIQNVWDKVRARVDLVPMPDEDVRPIVNDEFGDTAVLVLAIHQIPTHGRTTVRPSDTYSARELEICAEDIQDALRLLPGVAKVDMFGARQEAVYIETDFGNWAQLNFTTQQLDDLARQRNAIEAGGALDTPSGHFTIEAGDEFNAVTEIKHIASTVKTANDTNSLPLSSLGLTVTRDLEDPPSYICRMGDASLSQPAVMLGLTMKSGSNIVDVCETAKRRIQQLIDVDQRLPPDVAVTAISDQSESVAKKINDVVINVFEAVLIVVIVVYLVVGFRASFVMAANIPLVVVIAIGLISLFGVQLEQISLAALIISLGLLVDNAVQVCDQTRTNQIAGMAPFAAAIDGANTLAIPMLVGTLTTMAAFIPMLFSLEGGGKEYVYSLPVTVSTTLALSWLLAMTLCVILAGIFIRAPRAGESGSPVIALLKRMRSLFRRKSAQQSPPRQANLAFWLYEILGGIAIRAKWATAFATLALMVGIMCLPVSSEFFPDAAGTQFAVKIILPETATIKQTDQVALQVEAIIRQLSDEGAPTTPRLRTMRTMVGGGGSRWHLGWNPEPKTRSFAEILVRTTPDTNTKQYAQRIREVCERGAKELGIEPIVGARVVPVRLALGPPADPLVFRIAGNGFADPQVLKRAAEDLKGIVMQQPETWDVSDSWGVSGLQVRIDVDQNRAVLAGVTNSQVASTLNSFYSGLQLTTFREGDHNVPVYFRLKSAARLSIRGLQSAYVEGDNGKIPLASIAELSPEFVLAKIERRNMNRTIEVRSQMEPGVTGNDVVARVLKSDALRELESKLPNGYWIEPGGAFEESREAGGQMMKSFGISLLLIVLCLIFQYNGWSKPLLILSTLPLALVGAWLGLYLSDKSLGFMPQLGILALFGIVLNTAIIFIEFADIVIAQRVASKKQAGTARGPIVGLTHTEFQECLLEAGKQRMLPIFLTTATTVGGLIPLALSGGPLWEGLAYCMIVGLLLTTVLTLFVVPVLYAILVETFGVKPIRVA; encoded by the coding sequence ATGTCACTACCTGCCTGGGCGGTCAAGTACCAGCCAATTGTCATTTCGCTCGTATTGCTAGCGATGGCATGGGGGACCGTAACTTACCTCACCATGCCTCGCCGAGAGGACCCTGAGTTCACGATCCGCGTGTGCGTAATCACCACGGCTTGGCCAGGTGCCAGTGCGGAGACTGTCGAAGAACTGATCACGGACAAAATCGAGCAGAGCGTTACTAGCATCGAAGAAGTCCACTTGACTCGCTCAACGACATTGACGGGGCAGTCGACCGTGTTTGTGGAGCTAGAGGACAACATCCCTCCCGCTGATATTCAAAACGTCTGGGACAAAGTTCGCGCTCGAGTGGACTTGGTTCCCATGCCAGACGAAGATGTGCGGCCAATTGTCAATGACGAGTTCGGAGACACGGCCGTCCTCGTGTTAGCGATCCACCAGATACCAACTCATGGACGCACGACGGTTAGACCGAGTGATACCTATTCAGCGCGTGAGCTAGAGATTTGCGCAGAAGACATCCAGGATGCACTCCGCCTGCTTCCCGGTGTCGCCAAGGTGGATATGTTTGGTGCCCGGCAAGAAGCGGTTTACATTGAGACCGACTTCGGCAACTGGGCTCAACTCAATTTCACAACCCAGCAGCTCGATGACTTGGCGCGCCAACGCAATGCCATCGAGGCAGGTGGTGCTTTGGACACTCCCTCGGGACACTTCACCATCGAGGCAGGAGACGAGTTCAATGCGGTTACCGAAATCAAGCATATTGCCAGTACTGTTAAAACCGCCAACGACACCAATAGCCTTCCGTTGTCCAGTCTCGGATTAACAGTCACCCGGGATCTGGAGGATCCTCCCAGCTACATTTGCCGCATGGGCGACGCCAGTCTGTCTCAACCGGCTGTAATGTTGGGACTTACCATGAAGTCTGGGTCGAACATTGTCGATGTGTGCGAAACGGCAAAACGGCGTATACAGCAGCTAATCGACGTCGACCAACGCCTGCCTCCCGACGTTGCAGTCACTGCGATTTCCGATCAATCGGAGAGTGTTGCCAAAAAAATCAACGACGTCGTAATCAACGTTTTTGAAGCGGTGTTGATCGTTGTCATCGTCGTCTACTTGGTCGTTGGATTTCGTGCATCGTTTGTCATGGCTGCCAATATTCCGTTGGTGGTAGTCATCGCCATCGGTTTGATCTCCCTGTTTGGCGTGCAACTAGAACAAATCTCCTTGGCTGCCCTCATTATCTCATTGGGCTTACTGGTCGATAATGCGGTGCAAGTTTGCGATCAGACTCGAACCAATCAGATAGCAGGCATGGCCCCCTTCGCAGCTGCAATCGATGGTGCCAATACGCTGGCGATTCCCATGCTGGTTGGTACACTTACAACCATGGCAGCCTTCATTCCCATGCTGTTTTCTTTGGAGGGCGGTGGCAAGGAATATGTCTATAGCTTACCTGTTACCGTCTCGACGACACTGGCGTTGAGCTGGCTGTTGGCGATGACTCTGTGTGTCATCCTGGCTGGGATCTTCATTCGCGCTCCTCGAGCAGGCGAATCAGGCTCCCCAGTCATCGCCCTGCTCAAGCGCATGCGATCCCTATTCCGCCGCAAGTCCGCCCAACAGTCGCCACCGCGTCAGGCCAATCTCGCATTCTGGCTATACGAGATTTTGGGAGGAATCGCAATTCGTGCCAAATGGGCAACCGCCTTCGCCACGCTCGCTTTGATGGTAGGGATCATGTGCCTGCCAGTAAGTTCAGAGTTTTTTCCCGATGCGGCGGGAACGCAGTTCGCCGTGAAAATCATTTTGCCGGAAACGGCCACCATTAAGCAAACGGATCAAGTGGCTCTCCAGGTCGAAGCTATTATCCGCCAGCTAAGCGATGAGGGGGCCCCAACGACTCCTCGCCTGCGTACCATGCGCACCATGGTTGGAGGTGGTGGCTCGCGTTGGCACTTGGGATGGAATCCCGAGCCCAAGACGCGTTCCTTCGCCGAGATATTAGTTCGTACAACGCCAGACACCAACACGAAACAATATGCCCAGCGGATACGAGAAGTCTGCGAACGCGGTGCGAAGGAGCTAGGTATTGAGCCCATCGTCGGAGCCCGCGTTGTCCCAGTTCGCCTCGCACTTGGCCCCCCCGCAGATCCGCTCGTGTTCCGTATCGCCGGAAACGGCTTTGCCGACCCACAAGTTTTGAAAAGAGCTGCAGAAGATTTGAAGGGGATAGTGATGCAGCAGCCTGAAACGTGGGATGTCAGCGACTCTTGGGGCGTGAGTGGACTCCAAGTACGGATTGACGTCGATCAAAATCGAGCGGTGTTGGCGGGTGTTACCAATTCACAAGTCGCCAGCACTCTTAATTCATTCTACTCGGGCCTGCAGCTGACAACCTTTCGGGAGGGAGACCACAATGTCCCTGTCTACTTCCGCTTAAAAAGCGCGGCGAGACTCTCCATTCGTGGCCTGCAATCAGCCTATGTAGAGGGAGACAACGGCAAGATCCCGCTAGCCTCTATCGCAGAGCTCTCGCCGGAATTCGTACTCGCCAAAATCGAGCGCCGCAACATGAACCGCACCATCGAAGTGCGTTCTCAGATGGAACCAGGTGTCACGGGTAACGACGTCGTTGCTCGCGTGCTAAAGTCAGATGCGTTACGGGAGCTGGAATCCAAATTGCCAAACGGATATTGGATTGAACCAGGTGGTGCCTTTGAAGAGAGCCGCGAAGCCGGTGGACAAATGATGAAGTCCTTTGGAATCTCTTTGCTCTTGATTGTCCTCTGCCTGATCTTCCAATACAACGGATGGTCCAAGCCGCTACTCATCCTGTCCACCTTGCCGCTGGCACTCGTTGGAGCTTGGTTGGGCCTCTACCTATCGGATAAATCCTTAGGATTTATGCCACAGCTAGGGATCCTCGCACTCTTTGGAATCGTGCTGAATACTGCGATCATCTTTATCGAGTTTGCCGATATCGTCATCGCCCAACGCGTGGCGAGTAAGAAGCAGGCCGGCACTGCCAGAGGGCCGATTGTGGGCCTTACTCACACCGAGTTTCAGGAGTGTTTGCTAGAGGCTGGTAAACAACGCATGCTCCCCATTTTTCTAACCACGGCAACCACCGTGGGTGGCCTCATTCCACTCGCACTCAGCGGTGGGCCCCTGTGGGAGGGATTGGCGTACTGCATGATTGTCGGTCTGCTGCTAACCACGGTGCTCACCCTATTCGTAGTGCCCGTGCTGTACGCGATCCTGGTTGAGACCTTCGGAGTCAAGCCCATTCGAGTGGCATAG